From a single Nothobranchius furzeri strain GRZ-AD chromosome 9, NfurGRZ-RIMD1, whole genome shotgun sequence genomic region:
- the lyve1a gene encoding lymphatic vessel endothelial hyaluronic acid receptor 1a — translation MNIIWLCITSVLCFTSVFSDQNTRHIRVFPAENQSIAGVVQVSYADSRNQLQYAFNASEARKFCRSLRLSIASKAQVEAALRRGLETCRFGWIDEHFVVIPRKMALPNCGRNRTGLVPWRVTVTAKFDVFCFNESDAAEQMTDASTQSSEFYSESTQPSSVVLNSTLTTSSTHSTSPSSHPPPSSSLSTPITTNNEVEAARSVGNTHGSTGAKAVLISCTCGLLISAAVLAYMKLRRRCSDKKQQKDYIQTEEWTCVKNITETKTAVQED, via the exons ATGAACATCATCTGGCTTTGCATCACGTCAGTGTTGTGTTTTACTTCAGTTTTTTCTGATCAGAACACACGCCACATCAGAG TTTTCCCAGCAGAGAACCAGAGCATAGCTGGAGTGGTCCAGGTGAGCTACGCGGACAGCCGTAACCAGCTCCAGTATGCCTTCAATGCCTCTGAAGCCCGGAAGTTCTGCAGGTCCCTCAGACTGAGCATCGCCTCCAAAGCACAAGTAGAAGCAGCTCTGAGGAGAGGTTTGGAAACGTGCAG GTTTGGATGGATTGATGAACATTTTGTAGTCATTCCTCGGAAAATGGCTCTTCCTAACTGTGGAAGAAACCGGACTGGGCTGGTGCCATGGAGAGTCACGGTCACAgcaaagtttgatgtgttctgcTTTAATGAATCAG ATGCAGCAGAACAAATGACGGACGCATCAACCCAAAGCAGCGAGTTTTACTCAGAAAGCACTCAACCTTCTTCTGTGGTTTTAAACTCCACCCTGACTACATCCTCAACACATTCCACCTCCCCctcctctcatcctcctccttcttcttctttatcaACTCCTATAACTACGAACAATGAGGTTGAAGCCGCCCGATCTGTTGGCAACACACACGGATCAACAGGAG caaaagctgtgcTCATCTCCTGCACCTGCGGTCTTCTGATCTCCGCAGCTGTTCTTGCTTACATGAAACT GAGAAGACGTTGCTCCGACAAGAAGCAGCAGAAAGACTACATCCAGACAGAAGAGTGGACGTGCGTGAAAAACATAACAGAAACTAAGACAGCTGTTCAGGAAGATTAG
- the adma gene encoding adrenomedullin a: protein MKTIIHSFICCCLLASVAHCVELEVHPELRKRLSMWLGSRMRRGVEVEKIAESATFVRPQDIRDTLLPHSSTDINIRTKRSGPQSRPQGCSLATCAVHDLAHRLFELTNNKAKAGTAPATKLGPTGYGRRRRSLPGRQVTLRLEKGRLRPVWSTNISQVHKLEALLRRT, encoded by the exons ATGAAAACGATcatccactccttcatctgtTGCTGTCTGCTGGCTTCAGTAGCTCACTGTGTGGAGCTTGAGGTGCATCCTGAGCTGAGAAAAAG ATTGAGCATGTGGCTAGGGAGCAGAATGAGACGGGGCGTTGAAGTGGAGAAGATTGCAGAGTCGGCGACCTTCGTCAGACCGCAGGACATTAGGGACACCTTGCTGCCACATTCCAG CACTGACATCAACATCCGAACCAAGAGGTCAGGTCCCCAGTCCAGACCGCAGGGTTGCTCACTGGCTACCTGTGCAGTGCACGACTTGGCACACCGCCTGTTTGAGCTCACGAACAACAAGGCAAAGGCCGGGACCGCCCCTGCTACCAAGCTCGGCCCTACGGGATACGGCCGGAGGCGCAGGTCTCTTCCAGGGCGGCAAGTCACACTGAGGCTGGAGAAGGGCAGGCTGAGACCCGTTTGGAGCACAAATATCTCTCAAGTTCACAAGCTGGAGgctctcctcaggaggacatga